A genomic window from Paenibacillus sp. FSL K6-0276 includes:
- a CDS encoding glycosyltransferase, with amino-acid sequence MTISDILMVIAVICIWSLLLVNVTLIIAGYIYYIKSENEEIPEVEGEYPLVSIMVPAHNEGVVICKTVESLLALDYPEDRYEIIVINDNSSDNSAELLAGIQTRNPGRQLIVINTDSITGGKGKSNALNIGFTHCKGELIAIYDADNTPEKTALRYLVAEIMNDSSLGAVIGKFRTRNRNASLLTRFINIETLSFQWMAQAGRWKLFKLCTIPGTNFIMRRSIVESIGGWDVKAIAEDTEISFRIYMMGYRIKFQPKSVTWEQEPQTLKVWFKQRTRWAKGNIYVIVKNIPLLFDKSAAKVRFDILYFLAIYFLLLMSLITSDVLLILHALGYVHTTIAGLSNFLWLLAIILFVVGTFITLTTEKGEMSLSNLWIVMLMYVSYCQLWMVVAAYGLYLYAKDLIFKREAKWYKTERY; translated from the coding sequence ATGACGATTTCAGACATACTGATGGTAATTGCAGTGATCTGTATCTGGTCTCTGCTGCTGGTGAATGTGACCCTCATTATCGCAGGCTATATATATTACATTAAATCTGAAAATGAGGAGATACCAGAGGTAGAGGGCGAATATCCTTTGGTTTCAATTATGGTTCCTGCTCACAATGAGGGGGTAGTAATCTGTAAGACGGTGGAGTCTCTGCTAGCACTTGATTATCCAGAAGATCGATATGAGATTATTGTGATTAATGATAATTCCTCTGATAACAGTGCTGAACTGCTGGCCGGTATCCAAACCCGAAATCCGGGGCGCCAACTGATCGTCATTAATACGGATTCGATTACTGGTGGCAAAGGGAAATCAAATGCGCTCAACATAGGCTTCACCCACTGTAAAGGGGAGCTAATTGCGATTTATGATGCGGACAACACTCCGGAAAAAACGGCTTTGCGTTATCTGGTCGCTGAGATCATGAATGATTCTAGCCTCGGAGCGGTAATCGGTAAGTTTAGAACCCGTAACCGTAACGCAAGCCTACTTACCCGGTTTATTAATATTGAGACGTTATCTTTTCAATGGATGGCGCAAGCGGGACGCTGGAAGTTGTTCAAGTTATGCACCATACCCGGCACTAATTTTATTATGCGCAGGTCTATCGTAGAAAGTATCGGCGGCTGGGATGTTAAAGCGATAGCCGAAGATACAGAAATCAGCTTTAGAATTTATATGATGGGTTATCGGATCAAGTTCCAGCCGAAATCGGTCACATGGGAGCAGGAGCCACAAACCTTAAAAGTCTGGTTCAAGCAGCGAACGCGCTGGGCTAAGGGCAACATTTATGTCATTGTAAAAAATATTCCACTGCTTTTCGATAAATCCGCCGCAAAAGTCCGATTCGATATTCTTTATTTTCTAGCCATTTACTTCTTATTGCTGATGTCGTTAATCACCTCGGATGTACTGCTCATCCTGCATGCTTTGGGCTATGTACATACTACCATTGCTGGGCTTAGCAATTTTCTCTGGCTGCTCGCCATCATTCTGTTCGTTGTAGGTACTTTCATAACGTTGACGACAGAGAAGGGCGAGATGAGCTTGTCCAATTTATGGATCGTAATGTTGATGTACGTCTCTTATTGTCAGCTGTGGATGGTTGTCGCCGCTTACGGATTATATCTTTATGCCAAAGATCTCATCTTCAAAAGAGAAGCAAAGTGGTATAAGACTGAGCGCTATTAA
- a CDS encoding YcxB family protein produces MENEIKVDTVLKSEDVQEFNLWFSLNSRIILNSFSVVAYFVILLLITKDYSTKSISILAVTAVILAAVLWYMTKSSLVKKSKKAFATDSLSQQPQSYSISDEGIKYVSEAGSGQVKWEEIHKIGETMSLFVFFVSSNRALIIPKRYFQSEQDKTAFKDLARKYMFSHRVKFKS; encoded by the coding sequence ATGGAGAATGAAATAAAAGTAGATACGGTCCTTAAGAGTGAGGACGTTCAGGAGTTTAACCTATGGTTCAGCTTGAATAGCCGAATCATACTTAACTCTTTCAGTGTGGTTGCTTATTTTGTGATTTTGCTGTTAATTACTAAGGATTATAGTACTAAAAGCATTTCAATCCTTGCTGTGACCGCTGTAATTCTTGCCGCTGTCTTATGGTATATGACCAAATCAAGCTTGGTCAAAAAATCAAAAAAAGCCTTCGCAACAGATAGCTTATCTCAGCAGCCTCAGAGCTATTCCATATCAGATGAGGGCATAAAGTACGTATCCGAGGCAGGTTCCGGGCAAGTGAAATGGGAAGAGATACATAAAATTGGTGAAACGATGAGCTTGTTTGTGTTTTTTGTGTCTTCTAATAGAGCGCTGATTATCCCTAAGCGATACTTTCAGTCGGAACAAGATAAAACGGCGTTTAAAGACTTGGCCAGAAAGTATATGTTCTCCCATCGAGTGAAGTTCAAATCGTAA
- a CDS encoding type B 50S ribosomal protein L31: MREGIHPKFNKVIFMDASVGFKFLSASTKSSNETMEWEDGNTYPVIRVDASSASHPFYTGKQRDTEQGGRVDKFKQRLAQKK; this comes from the coding sequence ATGAGAGAAGGCATACATCCAAAGTTCAACAAGGTTATTTTCATGGATGCAAGCGTAGGCTTCAAATTTTTGAGTGCATCTACAAAATCATCCAATGAAACAATGGAATGGGAAGATGGTAACACTTATCCTGTTATCCGCGTGGACGCAAGTTCCGCATCCCACCCATTTTACACTGGTAAACAAAGAGATACAGAACAAGGCGGCCGTGTTGACAAGTTCAAACAACGTCTTGCACAAAAGAAATAA
- a CDS encoding diguanylate cyclase, whose protein sequence is MPWIQGYPYYLLMGSVLSFYMGVSSYRHRKSAGRRYLWILMLLVSLIFIATAGEIMSSSFQAKLWWKNMQQAPLFLSALFTYAVVKEYVSPSAERLTVKLAIFSIPIALDVLLIFTDTYHHLMRSEVGIATVAGISGITVKPTLLSMAFIAYDQLFGLYAICLLAVSLINRPRAFLRRTFLLFAGLLVPVISVFLLPLLKITLTGFTAFTYLPAIIAAYLCLFIDPKSTIYPLTKIKILEHMKDGVVLTDQNDNIIGINEAATFILLEITGISNETWMGKNIDLFMRHHMDISAHYSQRTEGQFEIVCTGMREICYGVSLIATEHRATENKGMLIAFSDHSEKKRYERELVYQATVDDLTGLYNRRHFMQMVQNQTIPDGLGLALLLFDIDDFKLINDTYGHLAGDQALVDFSNKILQVYQNKGIAGRVGGEEFAVCFFAEDKHAALMEAENFRTTMSDYMIILNEHDSAQLTASIGISFTERREVTFEDLYREADEALYRSKNSGKNRVTLGREPILREAMKG, encoded by the coding sequence ATGCCGTGGATTCAAGGATATCCGTATTACTTATTAATGGGCAGTGTTCTAAGCTTTTACATGGGCGTCAGCTCCTATCGACATCGGAAGTCTGCAGGAAGACGCTATTTGTGGATCTTAATGTTGCTGGTCAGCCTCATATTTATTGCAACGGCGGGAGAGATTATGTCATCCTCTTTTCAGGCTAAGTTGTGGTGGAAGAATATGCAGCAGGCTCCGCTTTTTTTAAGTGCGCTATTTACTTATGCCGTGGTTAAAGAATACGTGTCTCCTTCCGCGGAACGCCTGACTGTAAAGCTTGCTATTTTCTCGATTCCAATTGCTTTGGATGTACTGCTTATTTTTACGGATACCTATCATCATCTAATGCGTAGTGAAGTGGGCATAGCCACTGTTGCGGGTATTAGTGGAATTACTGTAAAGCCTACGCTTCTTAGCATGGCTTTTATTGCTTATGATCAGCTATTTGGTCTATATGCGATCTGCTTGCTAGCTGTTTCCTTAATTAATAGACCGAGAGCTTTTTTGCGACGGACTTTCTTACTGTTTGCTGGGCTGCTTGTTCCGGTCATTTCTGTTTTTTTACTTCCCTTGTTAAAGATCACGCTTACAGGCTTTACGGCCTTCACTTATCTACCCGCAATTATAGCGGCTTATTTGTGTTTATTCATTGATCCCAAATCCACCATCTATCCTTTAACTAAAATTAAAATCCTAGAGCATATGAAAGACGGCGTAGTTCTGACAGACCAGAATGATAATATCATTGGTATTAATGAAGCTGCGACCTTCATTTTATTAGAGATTACCGGGATATCGAACGAGACCTGGATGGGGAAGAACATTGATCTTTTTATGAGACACCACATGGACATTAGTGCTCATTATAGTCAAAGGACCGAAGGACAGTTTGAGATTGTATGTACTGGAATGAGAGAGATTTGTTATGGAGTTTCTTTGATTGCGACCGAACATCGGGCAACAGAGAACAAGGGGATGCTAATCGCTTTTAGTGACCATAGTGAAAAGAAGCGGTATGAACGTGAATTGGTTTATCAAGCAACGGTAGATGATTTGACTGGACTTTATAATCGCAGGCATTTTATGCAAATGGTGCAAAATCAAACGATTCCGGACGGACTAGGACTGGCACTGCTGTTATTTGATATCGATGATTTTAAGTTAATTAATGATACCTATGGTCATTTAGCAGGAGATCAGGCATTGGTTGATTTCTCGAATAAAATATTACAGGTGTACCAAAATAAAGGCATTGCTGGAAGAGTCGGGGGCGAGGAGTTTGCTGTATGTTTTTTTGCTGAGGACAAACATGCAGCCTTAATGGAGGCAGAGAATTTTCGCACTACGATGAGTGATTACATGATAATTTTGAACGAACACGATAGTGCTCAGCTTACCGCAAGCATCGGAATTTCTTTTACAGAGCGCAGAGAGGTGACTTTCGAAGATTTATATCGGGAAGCAGATGAAGCGTTATATCGTTCCAAGAATTCGGGCAAGAATAGAGTGACACTAGGTCGCGAACCCATCTTAAGAGAAGCAATGAAGGGATAA
- a CDS encoding cellulose biosynthesis cyclic di-GMP-binding regulatory protein BcsB: protein MMKKQMVILLTCLSLFLIQLNVAAAEAPPQDTRLTYTTSFIGTDTALKGSSAQQQYFEVMDYWNVDELRIKLHFQISQITKEQISSVTLTLNGSPFYTFRPSLKDNGEQQLVLKAPKGFLKKGTNTLGIQGYLQSNYPDDQSCSVDYDFDNWLHLFNTSSISVMYTPKPLTGGISDFSERFSGIDTLTKNHSILTVPDKSTGAEMESATYALSGLVKGNTLDNRTIPMLPYRSDAVKNKAAVVLVAMYDRVPSELKAQLSSSEDLSTHALLQLVNKDTQPTLVVTSKDENLLIKAGRFVANEELMGQITSDLKVVDDTTEVSAPPLSISSNITFTETGDKLIGAHHQEQTYFVSLPSNRSIADSGRIRLDFRYAQNLDFDRSLVTVSINNTPIGSKKLTKELANGDKLDLPVPQSLNISGNFTVTVAFDLELKGAECTLDKEQMPWAYISKDSVMRLNTKDRTDLLFNNYPYPFIRDGLYNQVAVVLPQEMDDYAYLSLANVFNLLGKYAGGNIGNIQFYTDSISADHLKNNNVIAIGTYKNNKIIRDHNDKLYFQYNGNGTAIRSNEKMSIEEHYGAQIGTLQLIESPFEVGRGLLAVTGVGSEEYYLASKLIATERDKWKVFGDGVIVDKDGNVNAHRFKIITGAAEDSVVKKIAERTDVLSFIIVIVLVLTLVILSLILLLRKHMKKRGDKRET, encoded by the coding sequence ATGATGAAAAAACAAATGGTTATACTGTTAACCTGCCTCTCTCTTTTTCTAATTCAATTGAATGTTGCAGCCGCCGAGGCTCCGCCTCAGGATACTAGATTAACATACACAACCTCTTTCATAGGAACAGATACTGCGTTAAAGGGTTCGAGTGCTCAGCAGCAATATTTTGAGGTCATGGATTATTGGAATGTGGATGAGCTCAGAATTAAACTGCACTTTCAAATTTCGCAAATTACCAAGGAGCAGATTTCTAGCGTTACCTTAACGCTAAATGGTAGCCCGTTCTATACGTTTAGACCCTCACTAAAAGACAATGGCGAACAACAGCTGGTTCTTAAAGCACCTAAAGGGTTTCTAAAAAAAGGAACCAATACGCTTGGGATTCAGGGCTATTTGCAGTCGAACTATCCAGATGATCAATCTTGTTCTGTCGATTATGATTTTGATAATTGGCTGCATCTGTTTAATACATCCAGTATAAGCGTGATGTATACGCCGAAGCCCTTGACTGGAGGGATTAGTGACTTTAGCGAGCGATTCTCTGGCATTGATACCTTAACGAAGAATCATAGTATTCTGACCGTACCGGACAAAAGCACAGGGGCAGAAATGGAGTCGGCTACTTATGCGCTCTCTGGGCTTGTGAAGGGTAATACATTGGACAATAGAACGATTCCAATGCTTCCCTACCGGTCAGACGCGGTGAAGAATAAAGCTGCGGTTGTACTGGTAGCCATGTATGACCGAGTACCAAGTGAGCTAAAGGCTCAGCTAAGTTCCTCTGAGGATTTAAGTACACATGCACTACTGCAGCTAGTGAATAAGGATACTCAGCCCACTCTGGTCGTAACCTCGAAAGATGAGAACTTACTGATCAAAGCAGGCCGTTTTGTAGCGAATGAAGAGCTAATGGGTCAAATCACAAGTGATCTAAAGGTGGTGGATGATACTACGGAAGTGTCTGCACCCCCCCTTTCGATTAGCTCCAATATTACGTTTACAGAAACGGGTGATAAACTCATAGGGGCACATCATCAGGAGCAAACATACTTTGTTTCGCTGCCCTCTAACCGCTCGATTGCGGATTCAGGTAGAATCAGATTGGATTTCCGTTATGCACAGAATTTAGATTTCGACCGTTCATTAGTCACCGTCAGCATCAACAACACACCAATTGGCAGCAAGAAGCTGACCAAAGAGTTGGCGAATGGCGATAAGCTGGATCTTCCAGTTCCTCAAAGCTTGAATATCTCCGGTAATTTCACGGTAACTGTAGCTTTTGATTTGGAGCTGAAGGGAGCCGAATGTACTCTAGATAAGGAACAAATGCCGTGGGCGTATATCAGTAAAGATTCTGTAATGCGTCTTAATACTAAAGATCGTACGGATCTCTTGTTTAATAACTATCCGTATCCGTTCATACGTGACGGGCTTTACAATCAAGTAGCAGTCGTTCTGCCACAAGAAATGGATGATTACGCATATTTGAGTTTAGCTAATGTGTTTAATCTACTGGGAAAATACGCTGGCGGAAATATAGGCAACATTCAGTTCTATACAGATAGCATTAGCGCTGATCATTTGAAGAATAATAATGTCATCGCCATAGGCACGTATAAGAATAATAAGATCATCCGTGATCATAATGATAAGCTCTATTTCCAATATAACGGGAACGGAACAGCAATTCGCTCCAATGAGAAGATGAGTATTGAAGAACATTACGGAGCTCAAATTGGAACACTGCAGCTGATTGAATCGCCATTTGAGGTGGGACGGGGGTTGCTTGCTGTTACGGGAGTTGGATCTGAAGAGTACTATTTGGCGTCGAAGTTGATCGCAACGGAGCGGGACAAATGGAAGGTGTTTGGCGATGGGGTAATCGTTGATAAGGACGGTAATGTCAATGCGCACCGTTTCAAGATCATTACTGGAGCAGCAGAGGATTCCGTGGTAAAAAAAATAGCGGAACGAACAGACGTGTTAAGTTTCATTATCGTAATTGTGCTGGTGCTGACACTGGTGATTCTATCGCTGATCCTGCTGCTTCGTAAACATATGAAGAAACGTGGTGATAAGCGTGAGACGTAA
- a CDS encoding diguanylate cyclase, translating into MRRNRSGLVSDIALLSFMVLLYICIVFISGAPDDYIQNIIILNVAFILAIVTYFTTVTAGLVLNLVFIFAYGFYTMYQTISLGETIGPNTYFWLIMTPLLTVVLWIFTLSNRELQAENQRLEKKTANMAIVDENTDLRNSISFQKDAALFTGISTRYQIPLTLLVVKVKYWNEIRRIIPEGQLAEAIHDVSQLSQASIRTNDALYLLDKDDATWGLLLFTDSDGAKIVIERIKLKLQELNDTEFVKKYKVSLGLKIGAVEYQSGTIENPLDFIVQAKKQLEYDV; encoded by the coding sequence GTGAGACGTAATCGCAGCGGTTTAGTTTCAGATATCGCTCTCTTATCGTTCATGGTGCTTCTTTATATTTGTATTGTCTTCATTTCAGGGGCACCTGACGATTATATCCAGAATATTATCATTTTAAATGTGGCTTTTATTCTGGCGATTGTTACGTATTTTACAACGGTGACTGCAGGGTTGGTCTTGAACCTGGTGTTTATATTTGCTTACGGCTTCTACACGATGTATCAGACGATATCTTTAGGAGAGACGATTGGACCGAATACTTACTTCTGGCTAATTATGACCCCATTGTTAACAGTGGTTCTATGGATATTTACATTAAGCAACCGTGAGCTGCAGGCTGAGAATCAACGTTTGGAGAAAAAAACTGCCAATATGGCCATCGTCGACGAGAACACAGATCTGCGAAACAGCATTTCTTTTCAGAAGGATGCCGCCTTATTCACAGGCATTTCGACTCGATATCAGATTCCACTCACACTGCTTGTAGTGAAAGTGAAATATTGGAATGAGATTAGACGTATCATACCTGAAGGACAGTTGGCTGAGGCTATACACGATGTATCTCAGCTCAGTCAGGCCAGCATTCGTACCAATGATGCACTGTATTTGCTGGACAAAGATGACGCAACATGGGGCCTGCTGCTGTTCACCGACAGCGATGGAGCAAAAATCGTGATCGAGCGGATTAAATTGAAGCTTCAAGAACTTAATGACACTGAATTTGTCAAAAAGTATAAAGTCAGCCTCGGCCTCAAAATCGGTGCCGTAGAATATCAATCTGGCACAATTGAGAATCCATTAGATTTTATTGTTCAGGCTAAAAAACAGCTGGAGTATGATGTATAA